One stretch of Muribaculum intestinale DNA includes these proteins:
- a CDS encoding class I adenylate-forming enzyme family protein, protein MNRLEDYLREHAQSSPQRIAFQNSDGILTYSELWTAVCERASEIESETSRVYVLRSAHDFDFIIDYFAAHKAGKVVVPLEKDLPDAQFQGILELTSQADMPGDVTDILFTTGTTGKQKGTMISQGIIIYDAENLIDAQGFSSNLTFIITGPLNHIGSLSKIWPSIIVGASIYIMDGLKDLPAFFKVVKDAPWKVATFQVPASLRMMIQFGEKQLRDCSEKFDFIETGAAPISQSDMEKLCELLPHTRLYNTYASTETGIIATHNFNGGYCVAGCLGKPMKHSALTIDDDGFIVCQGKTLMIGYCGDLDETNRVLRENKIFTKDKGILDEEGRLQLAGRDGDIINVGGFKVNPVEVEDAAQSMPEIDDCICIPSQHPVLGIALRLLYVVKEGLSVEKKALAKHLASKLEGHKVPQLYTQVDKVERTYNGKLNRKAYSPK, encoded by the coding sequence ATGAACCGACTGGAAGATTATCTACGTGAACATGCACAATCTTCGCCCCAGAGGATTGCTTTCCAAAATTCCGATGGAATTTTGACTTATAGTGAACTATGGACGGCGGTCTGTGAACGTGCGTCGGAAATTGAATCCGAAACCTCCCGTGTCTATGTATTAAGATCCGCGCATGATTTTGATTTCATCATAGACTATTTCGCAGCTCACAAGGCCGGGAAAGTGGTTGTTCCTCTTGAAAAGGACTTGCCCGATGCTCAATTTCAGGGAATACTGGAATTGACATCGCAGGCTGATATGCCGGGAGATGTAACCGACATACTTTTTACGACCGGAACAACCGGTAAACAGAAAGGGACTATGATTAGCCAAGGTATCATTATATATGATGCTGAAAACTTGATTGATGCACAAGGCTTTTCTTCGAACCTGACGTTTATTATTACCGGTCCGCTTAACCACATAGGAAGTTTGAGTAAGATATGGCCGTCAATAATAGTTGGTGCTTCCATTTATATCATGGACGGGCTCAAAGACTTGCCAGCTTTCTTTAAGGTGGTTAAGGATGCTCCTTGGAAGGTGGCTACTTTCCAAGTTCCGGCCAGTCTCCGTATGATGATACAATTCGGTGAGAAACAACTAAGGGATTGTTCTGAAAAATTTGATTTCATCGAAACTGGAGCCGCTCCAATTTCGCAATCCGACATGGAGAAACTATGCGAATTGCTTCCGCATACTCGTCTTTATAATACTTACGCCTCCACAGAGACCGGAATAATCGCGACCCATAATTTCAACGGAGGATATTGTGTAGCTGGGTGCTTAGGAAAGCCGATGAAACACTCAGCCTTAACAATTGATGATGATGGGTTTATTGTATGTCAAGGTAAGACGCTAATGATTGGCTATTGCGGAGACCTGGATGAAACAAATCGTGTTCTCAGAGAGAATAAAATCTTCACGAAAGACAAGGGAATCCTCGATGAAGAGGGCCGATTGCAATTAGCCGGACGAGATGGAGATATTATAAATGTCGGAGGGTTCAAGGTAAATCCTGTTGAGGTTGAGGATGCCGCCCAGTCGATGCCGGAGATTGATGACTGTATTTGTATTCCATCACAGCATCCGGTATTAGGAATAGCACTCCGTCTTCTCTATGTTGTAAAAGAAGGTCTTTCCGTTGAGAAGAAAGCGTTAGCCAAACACCTTGCATCAAAGCTTGAAGGTCATAAGGTTCCTCAGTTATATACCCAAGTCGATAAAGTTGAGCGCACCTACAACGGTAAGCTCAACCGAAAAGCGTATAGCCCGAAGTAG
- a CDS encoding acyl carrier protein: protein MKEHIRTLLEDLLPLVDLDSDFLFAELDSLGVTTILMVLSQEYGIELEAKDATPKNLRSLDSIVEMVNRRLAEK from the coding sequence ATGAAAGAACATATTAGAACTTTACTGGAAGACCTTCTTCCTCTCGTAGATTTAGATTCGGACTTCCTTTTTGCCGAATTGGATTCTCTTGGCGTAACGACTATTTTGATGGTGCTGTCTCAGGAATATGGCATTGAACTAGAAGCTAAAGATGCCACTCCCAAGAACCTCCGTTCGCTTGACAGCATAGTCGAAATGGTAAACCGTAGGCTGGCAGAAAAATAA
- a CDS encoding alpha/beta hydrolase-fold protein produces the protein MNFQCKQTYVPKKVCGAILAGLILFSSLHVNAQEPITINSDNSVTITYIDPKAEKVEVQGTFFQKGNSLIPMAGMFSKDGKAEMTNTGNGVWTYTSQPLSSELYWYDFVVNEDSVRFDKRNRDTTRDIGSTYNYFIIKGGIGDNFTDAQTKKGTLEYDWYPSSLNGMSKRRMAVYLPHGYKSSSRRYPVLYLLHGSGGDETAWADCGRLSQIMDHLIANGTCEPMIVVMPNGNVELAAAPGEDPNNPNVQPSSNNVSSMFGKFEKSFVPEIVNYVDKNYRTVADKQHRAIAGLSLGGLHTLYTSLNNPNEFDYIGLFSAQTTNALGDKSVGGLKSIGEGWKQLKQALPFLGGGSVDRKISSITGGESDKNLDIYDNFDWKLKNFFKKNPRLFYIAVGKDDFTKKLNDDLRKKLNKGCYTFLYNESDGGHTWSNWRKYLIDYLPRLFKN, from the coding sequence ATGAATTTTCAGTGTAAACAGACATACGTTCCTAAAAAAGTATGTGGTGCAATATTGGCCGGTCTGATATTGTTTTCCTCTCTTCATGTCAACGCTCAGGAACCAATTACCATCAATAGCGACAACTCTGTCACAATTACTTATATAGATCCGAAAGCCGAGAAAGTAGAAGTACAGGGTACATTCTTCCAAAAAGGGAATTCTTTAATTCCTATGGCTGGAATGTTCTCCAAAGATGGTAAAGCTGAAATGACGAACACTGGAAATGGAGTTTGGACTTATACGTCGCAGCCGCTCAGTTCTGAACTCTACTGGTACGATTTCGTAGTGAATGAAGATTCTGTGCGTTTCGATAAAAGGAATAGGGACACAACTCGGGATATAGGCTCTACCTATAACTATTTTATCATCAAGGGCGGGATTGGAGATAACTTTACTGATGCGCAAACAAAAAAAGGCACATTAGAATATGATTGGTACCCATCATCGTTGAATGGAATGAGTAAACGCCGTATGGCTGTATATCTTCCTCACGGATACAAATCATCATCTCGACGCTATCCAGTCCTTTATCTCCTTCATGGTTCGGGAGGTGATGAAACTGCGTGGGCTGATTGCGGTCGTTTATCCCAAATAATGGATCATCTTATTGCAAATGGCACATGTGAACCAATGATTGTTGTCATGCCCAACGGCAATGTGGAGTTAGCAGCCGCTCCCGGAGAAGATCCTAACAATCCGAATGTTCAACCTTCTAGCAACAATGTTTCATCGATGTTTGGTAAATTCGAGAAATCATTTGTCCCCGAGATTGTCAATTATGTTGACAAGAATTATCGTACGGTTGCAGATAAGCAACATCGAGCCATAGCTGGGTTGTCTCTTGGTGGCCTTCATACACTGTACACCTCATTAAATAATCCTAATGAATTTGATTACATTGGATTATTCTCGGCTCAAACAACAAACGCTCTTGGAGACAAAAGTGTCGGCGGATTGAAAAGTATAGGAGAAGGTTGGAAGCAACTAAAGCAAGCACTTCCTTTTTTAGGGGGTGGTAGCGTTGACCGAAAGATTAGCAGTATCACTGGAGGAGAATCCGATAAGAATTTGGATATATATGATAATTTTGATTGGAAATTGAAGAATTTCTTTAAGAAAAATCCCAGACTCTTCTATATCGCCGTAGGGAAGGATGATTTTACAAAGAAACTTAACGATGACTTAAGAAAAAAACTTAACAAGGGTTGCTATACTTTTTTGTATAATGAATCAGATGGTGGACACACTTGGAGCAACTGGCGTAAGTATCTGATTGACTATCTTCCCCGATTGTTTAAAAATTGA